In Paractinoplanes brasiliensis, the following proteins share a genomic window:
- a CDS encoding putative bifunctional diguanylate cyclase/phosphodiesterase produces the protein MAIKQHAPLRYVLAVTAVLVTGALWFLTRIGPDAVAYLFMPIGGAAGVWSVVALLRRARLDPAARRFWRLLLIALALFSAGYAWLAVDAFRISPVLPSVALGTLVPAGLGLLLAMWAVGRVPLGITGQADRRKQLIDRAIAFVGGGALMWSFGLAPLITTQHSFGDQALVLIGLTFLLGLGGIVKVSYINGGPVDRVALRLIAGAASVAAGVSVLAFYGDEGALLAQSVVMPAAFVFSTGAVYMQWKSAGSRPRRANVWLPYLSVLAIDLAMLSVLRGDMSWPDQIVIVAVVVLTALIAVRQLMATRENRMLMRDKRITEDRLRHEVTHDGLTGLANRGLFRERLAEAIASGQATVLLVDLDDFKTVNDSLGHDVGDELLIAVAGVLNAAARPDGLVARLGGDEFAVLLTGDEVTGETVADRLIDALSEPVGPHRLLTHCSVGIAGHAPGVGLDELLRHADIAMYAAKQRGKANRVRYHDGMEQPVLAHARLGGELRQALDDGEFRLYYQPIVELCSGRIVGVEPLIRWEHPTRGLVTPGEFLPAAEATGLIVPMGRFVLREACRQAARWLAEFGPESMQKIGPNVSVRQLHDPDFIDDVRTILAETSLPADRLVLELTESTSLRGTQVSRTLHQLHAMGVRLALDDFGTGESSLSLLRSFPASIIKLDRSFVEGIELDEPGTSAADARQAVAHAVVQLAGALGLVTVAEGIESQEQADLLLRLGYSLGQGYHMARPMPSERMTELFAANQALVAVGGDAR, from the coding sequence GTGGCCATCAAGCAGCACGCACCCCTGCGGTACGTCCTGGCCGTCACCGCCGTACTGGTGACAGGCGCGCTGTGGTTCCTGACCCGGATCGGGCCGGACGCCGTCGCGTACCTGTTCATGCCGATCGGCGGTGCGGCCGGTGTCTGGTCGGTCGTCGCGCTGCTGCGCCGCGCCCGGCTCGATCCGGCGGCGCGCCGGTTCTGGCGCCTGCTGTTGATCGCGCTGGCCTTGTTCTCCGCCGGATACGCCTGGCTGGCCGTCGACGCGTTCCGCATCTCCCCGGTGCTGCCCTCCGTCGCGCTGGGCACCCTCGTACCGGCCGGGTTGGGTCTGCTCCTCGCCATGTGGGCCGTGGGCCGGGTGCCGCTGGGCATCACCGGTCAGGCCGACCGCCGCAAGCAGCTGATCGACCGGGCCATCGCGTTCGTGGGCGGCGGCGCGCTGATGTGGAGCTTCGGCCTGGCGCCGTTGATCACCACCCAGCACAGCTTCGGCGACCAGGCGCTCGTGCTGATCGGCCTGACGTTCCTGCTCGGCCTGGGCGGGATCGTCAAGGTCTCCTACATCAACGGCGGCCCGGTCGACCGGGTGGCGCTGCGGCTGATCGCCGGGGCCGCAAGCGTCGCCGCAGGCGTGTCAGTGCTCGCCTTCTACGGCGACGAGGGCGCTCTGCTTGCCCAGTCGGTGGTCATGCCCGCCGCCTTCGTGTTCTCCACCGGCGCCGTGTACATGCAGTGGAAGTCGGCCGGCTCCCGCCCGCGTCGCGCCAACGTGTGGCTGCCCTACCTCTCGGTGCTCGCCATCGACCTGGCCATGCTGAGCGTGCTCCGCGGCGACATGTCGTGGCCCGACCAGATCGTCATCGTCGCCGTCGTGGTGCTCACCGCCCTGATCGCGGTGCGTCAGCTGATGGCCACCCGCGAGAACCGCATGCTCATGCGTGACAAGCGCATCACCGAGGACCGCCTGCGCCACGAGGTCACCCACGACGGCCTCACCGGCCTGGCCAACCGCGGCCTGTTCCGCGAGCGGCTGGCCGAGGCGATCGCGTCCGGCCAGGCCACTGTGCTGCTGGTCGACCTCGACGACTTCAAGACCGTGAACGATTCGCTCGGCCACGACGTCGGCGACGAACTGCTGATCGCCGTGGCCGGGGTGCTCAACGCCGCGGCCCGGCCGGACGGTCTGGTGGCCCGGCTCGGCGGCGACGAGTTCGCCGTCCTGCTGACCGGCGACGAGGTCACCGGCGAGACGGTCGCCGACCGCCTGATCGACGCGCTGTCCGAGCCCGTCGGCCCGCACCGCCTGCTCACCCACTGCAGCGTCGGCATCGCCGGGCACGCCCCCGGCGTCGGGCTCGACGAGCTGCTGCGCCACGCCGACATCGCGATGTACGCGGCCAAGCAGCGCGGCAAGGCGAACCGGGTGCGCTACCACGACGGCATGGAACAGCCCGTGCTGGCCCACGCCCGCCTCGGCGGCGAGTTGCGCCAGGCCTTGGACGACGGCGAGTTCCGCCTGTACTACCAGCCCATCGTCGAGCTCTGCTCGGGCCGCATCGTCGGCGTCGAGCCGCTCATCCGCTGGGAGCACCCCACCCGCGGGCTGGTCACGCCGGGCGAGTTCCTCCCGGCAGCCGAGGCGACCGGCCTGATCGTGCCGATGGGCCGGTTCGTGCTGCGCGAGGCCTGCCGGCAGGCAGCCCGGTGGCTGGCCGAGTTCGGTCCGGAATCGATGCAGAAGATCGGGCCCAACGTGTCGGTGCGGCAGCTGCACGACCCGGACTTCATCGACGACGTGCGCACGATCCTGGCCGAGACCAGCCTGCCCGCCGACCGGCTGGTGCTCGAGCTGACCGAGTCGACGTCGCTGCGCGGCACGCAGGTGTCACGCACCCTGCACCAGTTGCACGCGATGGGCGTACGGCTGGCCCTGGACGACTTCGGGACGGGGGAGTCCTCGCTGAGCCTGCTGCGGTCGTTCCCCGCCTCGATCATCAAGCTCGACCGGTCGTTCGTCGAGGGCATCGAGCTCGACGAACCCGGCACCTCGGCCGCCGACGCCCGCCAAGCGGTGGCCCACGCCGTCGTCCAGCTGGCCGGCGCGCTCGGCCTCGTGACCGTGGCCGAGGGCATCGAGAGCCAGGAGCAAGCCGACCTGCTGCTGCGTCTCGGGTACAGCCTGGGCCAGGGATACCACATGGCCCGGCCGATGCCGTCCGAGCGGATGACCGAGTTGTTCGCCGCGAACCAGGCGCTGGTCGCGGTCGGCGGTGATGCCCGATGA